One window from the genome of Poecilia reticulata strain Guanapo linkage group LG9, Guppy_female_1.0+MT, whole genome shotgun sequence encodes:
- the mtx3 gene encoding metaxin-3 isoform X3: MAAAMELRCWGGDWGLPSVHTDSLVVLAYAKFSGAKLSVSPVDWTWKTLTASVPELVCGDTVVEEPTQILNFLRKQRFNADYELTARQGADTMAYIALLEEKLRPALLHTFWVDAENYSNLTRPWFASRSPFPLNFFIPSRLANAALARILVTRGEGLLHRISEVEGKIYSDAKECLNLLSYRLGTADYFFDNSPTSLDAFAFGFLAPLHKADLASSPLQSHLRQLDNLTRFCDNILAAHFSPDKPYG; this comes from the exons ATGGCGGCTGCCATGGAGCTGAGATGCTGGGGAGGAGACTGGGGGCTTCCCTCTGTCCACACCGACTCTCTCGTAGTTCTG gCATATGCAAAGTTTTCAGGAGCGAAGCTCTCAGTTTCTCCTGTGGACTGGACATGGAAAACCTTAACAG CGAGCGTCCCAGAGCTGGTTTGTGGAGACACTGTTGTTGAGGAACCAACACAGATTCTGAACTTCCTGAGGAAACAG AGGTTTAATGCAGACTATGAGCTGACAGCCAGACAGGGAGCAGACACAATGGCCTACATTGCTCTACTTGAGGAGAAACTGCGACCAGCTCTG CTGCACACATTCTGGGTGGATGCAGAGAACTACAGCAACCTGACACGGCCATGGTTTGCTTCCCGCTCACCGTTCCCGCTAAACTTTTTCATCCCGAGTCGCCTTGCAAATGCTGCCCTCGCTCGCATCCTGGTAACCAGAGGAGAGGGGCTGCTGCACAGGATCTCTGAGGTGGAGGGAAAG ATCTACAGTGATGCTAAAGAGTGCCTGAACCTCCTCTCCTACAGACTGGGAACTGCAGACTATTTCTTTGACAACTC CCCAACCAGTCTGGATGCTTTTGCCTTTGGTTTCTTGGCTCCGCTTCACAAAGCAGACCTGGCCAGCAGCCCTCTGCAGAGCCACCTCAGGCAGCTGGACAACCTCACTCGTTTCTGTGACAACATCCTCGCAGCCCACTTCAGTCCGGATAAACCCT ATGGATGA
- the mtx3 gene encoding metaxin-3 isoform X2, whose amino-acid sequence MAAAMELRCWGGDWGLPSVHTDSLVVLAYAKFSGAKLSVSPVDWTWKTLTASVPELVCGDTVVEEPTQILNFLRKQLHTFWVDAENYSNLTRPWFASRSPFPLNFFIPSRLANAALARILVTRGEGLLHRISEVEGKIYSDAKECLNLLSYRLGTADYFFDNSPTSLDAFAFGFLAPLHKADLASSPLQSHLRQLDNLTRFCDNILAAHFSPDKPCLLPPVQETMDANLQKLTQLVNKESNLIEKMDDNLRSSPQHKPHRAEPKPSLSSSKNSTPA is encoded by the exons ATGGCGGCTGCCATGGAGCTGAGATGCTGGGGAGGAGACTGGGGGCTTCCCTCTGTCCACACCGACTCTCTCGTAGTTCTG gCATATGCAAAGTTTTCAGGAGCGAAGCTCTCAGTTTCTCCTGTGGACTGGACATGGAAAACCTTAACAG CGAGCGTCCCAGAGCTGGTTTGTGGAGACACTGTTGTTGAGGAACCAACACAGATTCTGAACTTCCTGAGGAAACAG CTGCACACATTCTGGGTGGATGCAGAGAACTACAGCAACCTGACACGGCCATGGTTTGCTTCCCGCTCACCGTTCCCGCTAAACTTTTTCATCCCGAGTCGCCTTGCAAATGCTGCCCTCGCTCGCATCCTGGTAACCAGAGGAGAGGGGCTGCTGCACAGGATCTCTGAGGTGGAGGGAAAG ATCTACAGTGATGCTAAAGAGTGCCTGAACCTCCTCTCCTACAGACTGGGAACTGCAGACTATTTCTTTGACAACTC CCCAACCAGTCTGGATGCTTTTGCCTTTGGTTTCTTGGCTCCGCTTCACAAAGCAGACCTGGCCAGCAGCCCTCTGCAGAGCCACCTCAGGCAGCTGGACAACCTCACTCGTTTCTGTGACAACATCCTCGCAGCCCACTTCAGTCCGGATAAACCCT GTCTTCTTCCGCCTGTTCAGGAAACAATGGATGCCAACCTGCAGAAACTAACACAGCTTGTAAACAAAGAGTCCAACTTAATAGAAAAG ATGGATGACAATCTTCGCAGCAGCCCACAGCACAAACCTCACAGAGCCGAACCCAAACCCAGTCTGTCTTCTTCAAAGAACTCTACCCCGGCCTAA
- the thbs4a gene encoding thrombospondin-4a isoform X2 → MCFKAAALWLVLQQLLLTVAAQGIVYDLLVSPDCLPDLLQGSLKNKGRDEAFLLSSFRLQNRAPTSLFSVLNPKDNNKYLELNVQAKLSKMTLRYQKTDGRFGTTSFNHGSLADGREHHVMMHASGLQRGPPRLNIYVDCRLAHTVNDLPAAFGSLPPGPNKVALRTLQSSGQDNLTDLKLVIEDTIDNVATLQDCSMEPAESLHLLGFQGGRVVQDQTSMQELKSMLSEMRELLHKQIKETNFLRNTIAECLACGLEGSPTNTVPGQSPKQVVFPSHLTGCPPGTCFRQNMCISSESGGFQCAPCPDGYTGDGVHCDDVDECSFNPCFPGVRCVNTAPGFRCEKCPVGYTGPEINGVGVSYAKSHKQMCEDLDECLGPPENGGCTPNSLCYNTIGSFRCGECMAGFTGDQLTGCHGTRLCPNGQPNPCDVNGECIVERDGSISCVCGIGWAGNGYECGKDTDIDAYPDNSLVCRDNNCNQDNCVFVPNSGQEDADRDGSGDACDDDADDDGIINVDDNCWLVPNLDQKNSDKDIHGDACDNCKTIQNPSQRDTDKDGLGDECDDDMDGDGLKNVLDNCQHVPNPDQADRDNDGVGDACDSCPDVANPNQSDSDNDLVGDTCDDNIDSDGDGHQNTKDNCPTVINSSQLDTDKDGMGDECDDDDDNDGIPDSEDNCRLVPNSDQKDSDMDKVGDACEGDFDKDNVIDIIDHCPENAEVTLTDFRAYQTVVLDPEGDSQIDPNWVVLNQGMEIVQTMNSDPGLAVGYKAFSGVDFEGTFHVNTVTDDDYAGFIFGYQDSSSFYVVMWKQTEQTYWQAAPFRAVAEPGIQLKVVKSKTGPGEYMRNSLWHTGNTTDQVRLLWKDPRNVGWKDKVSYRWFLQHRPQVGYIRARFYEGSKLVADTGVIIDTSMRGGRLGVFCFSQENIIWSNLKYRCNDNIPDDYQEVERAE, encoded by the exons ATGTGTTTCAAAGCAGCAGCTCTATGGCTGGTGCTGCAGCAACTGCTGCTCACTGTCGCAGCTCAGGGTATTG TCTACGACCTGCTGGTGTCTCCAGACTGCCTGCCAGACTTGCTCCAAGGAAGCCTGAAGAACAAAGGCAGGGATGAGGCGTTCCTCCTCTCGTCCTTCAGGCTCCAAAACAGGGCCCCCACCTCTCTGTTCAGTGTGCTCAACCCCAAAGACAACAACAAGTACCTGGAGCTGAATGTGCAAGCCAAACTGAGCAAAA TGACGCTTCGTTACCAGAAGACTGACGGCAGGTTTGGCACCACCAGTTTCAACCACGGCTCCCTGGCAGACGGACGGGAGCACCACGTCATGATGCACGCCAGCGGCCTCCAGCGCGGCCCGCCTCGCCTTAACATCTACGTCGACTGCAGGCTCGCTCATACTGTGAATGACCTGCCGGCCGCGTTCGGGTCACTCCCACCTGGGCCCAACAAGGTGGCACTGAGGACCCTGCAGTCAAGCGGACAG GATAATCTGACAGACTTGAAGCTGGTCATTGAGGACACCATCGACAACGTGGCCACCCTGCAGGACTGCAGCATGGAACCTGCGGAGTCTCTGCACCTGCTGG GTTTCCAGGGAGGCAGGGTGGTGCAAGATCAGACCAGCATGCAGGAGCTGAAGAGCATGCTGTCTGAGATGAGGGAGCTGCTCCACAAGCAG ATTAAGGAAACAAACTTTCTGAGGAACACCATTGCTGAGTGTCTGGCTTGTG GACTCGAAGGCAGTCCCACCAACACTGTCCCAGGTCAGAGTCCTAAGCAGGTGGTGTTTCCTTCCCATCTGACTGGGTGCCCTCCAGGGACCTGTTTCAGACAGAACATGTGCATTTCCTCAGAGTCAGGGGGCTTCCAGTGTGCCCCCTGTCCTGATGGATACACAGGAGATGGGGTTCACTGTGACGACGTAGATGAG TGCAGCTTTAATCCGTGTTTCCCTGGCGTCCGCTGTGTGAACACCGCTCCTGGTTTTCGCTGTGAGAAATGCCCTGTGGGATACACTGGACCAGAGATCAATGGCGTCGGAGTGTCTTACGCCAAATCACACAAACAG ATGTGTGAAGACTTAGACGAGTGTCTGGGCCCGCCTGAGAACGGAGGCTGCACCCCCAACTCCCTCTGCTACAACACTATA GGCTCCTTCCGATGTGGAGAGTGTATGGCTGGTTTCACTGGCGACCAGTTGACAGGCTGTCATGGCACCAGACTGTGCCCCAATGGTCAGCCGAACCCTTGTGACGTCAATGGGGAGTGCATTGTGGAGAGAGATGGAAGCATTAGTTGTGTG TGCGGTATTGGTTGGGCTGGTAATGGTTACGAATGTGGGAAGGACACAGATATTGATGCATATCCAGACAACAGTCTTGTGTGCAGAGACAACAACTGTAACCAG gacaactgtgtgtttgtgcccaACTCTGGCCAAGAGGATGCGGACAGGGACGGGTCTGGTGACGCCTGTGACGACGATGCAGACGATGACGGCATCATTAACGTAGAT GATAACTGCTGGCTGGTCCCAAATCTGGACCAGAAGAATAGTGATAAAGACATCCATGGCGACGCCTGCGATAACtgcaaaacaattcaaaatcCCTCACAGAGGGACACGGACAAGGACGGCCTGGGAGACGAATGTGACGACGACATGGACGGAGACG GCTTGAAAAATGTTCTTGACAACTGCCAGCATGTCCCGAACCCAGATCAGGCAGACAGGGACAACGACGGCGTAGGGGACGCGTGTGACAGCTGTCCTGACGTGGCCAACCCTAATCAg TCGGACTCAGACAATGACCTAGTAGGAGATACCTGTGATGACAACATAGACAG TGACGGTGACGGTCACCAGAACACGAAAGACAATTGTCCCACTGTCATCAACTCGTCTCAGCTGGACACGGACAAGGATGGAATG GGAGATGAATGTGACGACGATGACGATAATGACGGCATACCAGATAGTGAAGATAATTGCAGACTGGTTCCCAACTCAGACCAAAAGGACTCAGACA tGGACAAAGTTGGAGATGCGTGTGAGGGAGATTTTGACAAGGACAACGTGATTGACATCATCGACCACTGCCCTGAGAACGCTGAGGTCACGCTGACCGACTTCAGAGCCTACCAGACCGTGGTGCTGGACCCGGAGGGAGACTCACAGATAGATCCCAACTGGGTGGTGCTCAACCAg GGTATGGAGATAGTCCAGACCATGAACTCTGATCCAGGCCTTGCTGTTG GCTATAAAGCCTTCAGTGGAGTTGACTTCGAGGGAACCTTCCACGTGAACACAGTGACGGACGATGATTATGCTGGCTTCATTTTTGGCTACCAGGACTCGTCCTCCTTCTACGTGGTGATGTGGAAACAGACGGAGCAGACCTATTGGCAGGCCGCGCCCTTCAGAGCTGTCGCTGAGCCTGGAATACAATTGAAG GTGGTGAAGTCTAAGACGGGTCCTGGTGAGTACATGAGGAACTCCCTGTGGCACACAGGAAACACAACGGACCAGGTGCGTCTCCTGTGGAAGGACCCCAGGAATGTCGGCTGGAAGGACAAGGTTTCCTACCGCTGGTTCCTCCAGCACAGGCCGCAGGTCGGATACATCAG AGCTCGTTTCTATGAGGGGTCCAAACTGGTGGCGGACACTGGGGTGATCATTGACACCAGTATGAGAGGTGGGCGACTGGGTGTGTTCTGTTTCTCTCAGGAAAACATCATCTGGTCCAACCTGAAGTACCGCTGTAACG acaACATTCCTGACGACTATCAAGAGGTAGAAAGGGCAGAGTGA
- the mtx3 gene encoding metaxin-3 isoform X1 produces MAAAMELRCWGGDWGLPSVHTDSLVVLAYAKFSGAKLSVSPVDWTWKTLTASVPELVCGDTVVEEPTQILNFLRKQRFNADYELTARQGADTMAYIALLEEKLRPALLHTFWVDAENYSNLTRPWFASRSPFPLNFFIPSRLANAALARILVTRGEGLLHRISEVEGKIYSDAKECLNLLSYRLGTADYFFDNSPTSLDAFAFGFLAPLHKADLASSPLQSHLRQLDNLTRFCDNILAAHFSPDKPCLLPPVQETMDANLQKLTQLVNKESNLIEKMDDNLRSSPQHKPHRAEPKPSLSSSKNSTPA; encoded by the exons ATGGCGGCTGCCATGGAGCTGAGATGCTGGGGAGGAGACTGGGGGCTTCCCTCTGTCCACACCGACTCTCTCGTAGTTCTG gCATATGCAAAGTTTTCAGGAGCGAAGCTCTCAGTTTCTCCTGTGGACTGGACATGGAAAACCTTAACAG CGAGCGTCCCAGAGCTGGTTTGTGGAGACACTGTTGTTGAGGAACCAACACAGATTCTGAACTTCCTGAGGAAACAG AGGTTTAATGCAGACTATGAGCTGACAGCCAGACAGGGAGCAGACACAATGGCCTACATTGCTCTACTTGAGGAGAAACTGCGACCAGCTCTG CTGCACACATTCTGGGTGGATGCAGAGAACTACAGCAACCTGACACGGCCATGGTTTGCTTCCCGCTCACCGTTCCCGCTAAACTTTTTCATCCCGAGTCGCCTTGCAAATGCTGCCCTCGCTCGCATCCTGGTAACCAGAGGAGAGGGGCTGCTGCACAGGATCTCTGAGGTGGAGGGAAAG ATCTACAGTGATGCTAAAGAGTGCCTGAACCTCCTCTCCTACAGACTGGGAACTGCAGACTATTTCTTTGACAACTC CCCAACCAGTCTGGATGCTTTTGCCTTTGGTTTCTTGGCTCCGCTTCACAAAGCAGACCTGGCCAGCAGCCCTCTGCAGAGCCACCTCAGGCAGCTGGACAACCTCACTCGTTTCTGTGACAACATCCTCGCAGCCCACTTCAGTCCGGATAAACCCT GTCTTCTTCCGCCTGTTCAGGAAACAATGGATGCCAACCTGCAGAAACTAACACAGCTTGTAAACAAAGAGTCCAACTTAATAGAAAAG ATGGATGACAATCTTCGCAGCAGCCCACAGCACAAACCTCACAGAGCCGAACCCAAACCCAGTCTGTCTTCTTCAAAGAACTCTACCCCGGCCTAA
- the thbs4a gene encoding thrombospondin-4a isoform X1, which yields MCFKAAALWLVLQQLLLTVAAQGIVYDLLVSPDCLPDLLQGSLKNKGRDEAFLLSSFRLQNRAPTSLFSVLNPKDNNKYLELNVQAKLSKMTLRYQKTDGRFGTTSFNHGSLADGREHHVMMHASGLQRGPPRLNIYVDCRLAHTVNDLPAAFGSLPPGPNKVALRTLQSSGQDNLTDLKLVIEDTIDNVATLQDCSMEPAESLHLLGFQGGRVVQDQTSMQELKSMLSEMRELLHKQIKETNFLRNTIAECLACGLEGSPTNTVPGQSPKQVVFPSHLTGCPPGTCFRQNMCISSESGGFQCAPCPDGYTGDGVHCDDVDECSFNPCFPGVRCVNTAPGFRCEKCPVGYTGPEINGVGVSYAKSHKQMCEDLDECLGPPENGGCTPNSLCYNTIGSFRCGECMAGFTGDQLTGCHGTRLCPNGQPNPCDVNGECIVERDGSISCVCGIGWAGNGYECGKDTDIDAYPDNSLVCRDNNCNQVLHSCVLLPYSRSTQACVRNYCLCVFQDNCVFVPNSGQEDADRDGSGDACDDDADDDGIINVDDNCWLVPNLDQKNSDKDIHGDACDNCKTIQNPSQRDTDKDGLGDECDDDMDGDGLKNVLDNCQHVPNPDQADRDNDGVGDACDSCPDVANPNQSDSDNDLVGDTCDDNIDSDGDGHQNTKDNCPTVINSSQLDTDKDGMGDECDDDDDNDGIPDSEDNCRLVPNSDQKDSDMDKVGDACEGDFDKDNVIDIIDHCPENAEVTLTDFRAYQTVVLDPEGDSQIDPNWVVLNQGMEIVQTMNSDPGLAVGYKAFSGVDFEGTFHVNTVTDDDYAGFIFGYQDSSSFYVVMWKQTEQTYWQAAPFRAVAEPGIQLKVVKSKTGPGEYMRNSLWHTGNTTDQVRLLWKDPRNVGWKDKVSYRWFLQHRPQVGYIRARFYEGSKLVADTGVIIDTSMRGGRLGVFCFSQENIIWSNLKYRCNDNIPDDYQEVERAE from the exons ATGTGTTTCAAAGCAGCAGCTCTATGGCTGGTGCTGCAGCAACTGCTGCTCACTGTCGCAGCTCAGGGTATTG TCTACGACCTGCTGGTGTCTCCAGACTGCCTGCCAGACTTGCTCCAAGGAAGCCTGAAGAACAAAGGCAGGGATGAGGCGTTCCTCCTCTCGTCCTTCAGGCTCCAAAACAGGGCCCCCACCTCTCTGTTCAGTGTGCTCAACCCCAAAGACAACAACAAGTACCTGGAGCTGAATGTGCAAGCCAAACTGAGCAAAA TGACGCTTCGTTACCAGAAGACTGACGGCAGGTTTGGCACCACCAGTTTCAACCACGGCTCCCTGGCAGACGGACGGGAGCACCACGTCATGATGCACGCCAGCGGCCTCCAGCGCGGCCCGCCTCGCCTTAACATCTACGTCGACTGCAGGCTCGCTCATACTGTGAATGACCTGCCGGCCGCGTTCGGGTCACTCCCACCTGGGCCCAACAAGGTGGCACTGAGGACCCTGCAGTCAAGCGGACAG GATAATCTGACAGACTTGAAGCTGGTCATTGAGGACACCATCGACAACGTGGCCACCCTGCAGGACTGCAGCATGGAACCTGCGGAGTCTCTGCACCTGCTGG GTTTCCAGGGAGGCAGGGTGGTGCAAGATCAGACCAGCATGCAGGAGCTGAAGAGCATGCTGTCTGAGATGAGGGAGCTGCTCCACAAGCAG ATTAAGGAAACAAACTTTCTGAGGAACACCATTGCTGAGTGTCTGGCTTGTG GACTCGAAGGCAGTCCCACCAACACTGTCCCAGGTCAGAGTCCTAAGCAGGTGGTGTTTCCTTCCCATCTGACTGGGTGCCCTCCAGGGACCTGTTTCAGACAGAACATGTGCATTTCCTCAGAGTCAGGGGGCTTCCAGTGTGCCCCCTGTCCTGATGGATACACAGGAGATGGGGTTCACTGTGACGACGTAGATGAG TGCAGCTTTAATCCGTGTTTCCCTGGCGTCCGCTGTGTGAACACCGCTCCTGGTTTTCGCTGTGAGAAATGCCCTGTGGGATACACTGGACCAGAGATCAATGGCGTCGGAGTGTCTTACGCCAAATCACACAAACAG ATGTGTGAAGACTTAGACGAGTGTCTGGGCCCGCCTGAGAACGGAGGCTGCACCCCCAACTCCCTCTGCTACAACACTATA GGCTCCTTCCGATGTGGAGAGTGTATGGCTGGTTTCACTGGCGACCAGTTGACAGGCTGTCATGGCACCAGACTGTGCCCCAATGGTCAGCCGAACCCTTGTGACGTCAATGGGGAGTGCATTGTGGAGAGAGATGGAAGCATTAGTTGTGTG TGCGGTATTGGTTGGGCTGGTAATGGTTACGAATGTGGGAAGGACACAGATATTGATGCATATCCAGACAACAGTCTTGTGTGCAGAGACAACAACTGTAACCAGGTACTCCATTCCTGCGTCCTTCTCCCATACTCACGTTCAACCCAGGCTTGCGTCAGAAActattgtttgtgtgttttccaggacaactgtgtgtttgtgcccaACTCTGGCCAAGAGGATGCGGACAGGGACGGGTCTGGTGACGCCTGTGACGACGATGCAGACGATGACGGCATCATTAACGTAGAT GATAACTGCTGGCTGGTCCCAAATCTGGACCAGAAGAATAGTGATAAAGACATCCATGGCGACGCCTGCGATAACtgcaaaacaattcaaaatcCCTCACAGAGGGACACGGACAAGGACGGCCTGGGAGACGAATGTGACGACGACATGGACGGAGACG GCTTGAAAAATGTTCTTGACAACTGCCAGCATGTCCCGAACCCAGATCAGGCAGACAGGGACAACGACGGCGTAGGGGACGCGTGTGACAGCTGTCCTGACGTGGCCAACCCTAATCAg TCGGACTCAGACAATGACCTAGTAGGAGATACCTGTGATGACAACATAGACAG TGACGGTGACGGTCACCAGAACACGAAAGACAATTGTCCCACTGTCATCAACTCGTCTCAGCTGGACACGGACAAGGATGGAATG GGAGATGAATGTGACGACGATGACGATAATGACGGCATACCAGATAGTGAAGATAATTGCAGACTGGTTCCCAACTCAGACCAAAAGGACTCAGACA tGGACAAAGTTGGAGATGCGTGTGAGGGAGATTTTGACAAGGACAACGTGATTGACATCATCGACCACTGCCCTGAGAACGCTGAGGTCACGCTGACCGACTTCAGAGCCTACCAGACCGTGGTGCTGGACCCGGAGGGAGACTCACAGATAGATCCCAACTGGGTGGTGCTCAACCAg GGTATGGAGATAGTCCAGACCATGAACTCTGATCCAGGCCTTGCTGTTG GCTATAAAGCCTTCAGTGGAGTTGACTTCGAGGGAACCTTCCACGTGAACACAGTGACGGACGATGATTATGCTGGCTTCATTTTTGGCTACCAGGACTCGTCCTCCTTCTACGTGGTGATGTGGAAACAGACGGAGCAGACCTATTGGCAGGCCGCGCCCTTCAGAGCTGTCGCTGAGCCTGGAATACAATTGAAG GTGGTGAAGTCTAAGACGGGTCCTGGTGAGTACATGAGGAACTCCCTGTGGCACACAGGAAACACAACGGACCAGGTGCGTCTCCTGTGGAAGGACCCCAGGAATGTCGGCTGGAAGGACAAGGTTTCCTACCGCTGGTTCCTCCAGCACAGGCCGCAGGTCGGATACATCAG AGCTCGTTTCTATGAGGGGTCCAAACTGGTGGCGGACACTGGGGTGATCATTGACACCAGTATGAGAGGTGGGCGACTGGGTGTGTTCTGTTTCTCTCAGGAAAACATCATCTGGTCCAACCTGAAGTACCGCTGTAACG acaACATTCCTGACGACTATCAAGAGGTAGAAAGGGCAGAGTGA